From the genome of Anopheles moucheti chromosome 3, idAnoMoucSN_F20_07, whole genome shotgun sequence, one region includes:
- the LOC128302147 gene encoding protein borderless, translated as MSNMQQLLMTAVRCSRWPVGGGTLVRRRPSGRVAHVSLLLALLTVLGAVDHSQGYLDDRQPVYLEAKIGSYVILDCPVDFPQDEPIPYVLHWNKDNKPVFTLYDGVLNAYETFIGRVTLLNNDILYGKASLNLTSIRESDNGWYECKVIFPNRVPNKRNNGTWFHISVLGGTLLRIPPVNQTVLEGDPAFFHCVVQNPETMFVEWYKDNVSLLEYYDLSHRSMMGPDGSLTINPTQMSDLGFFTCEVRNTANDTQSASAYLNVQYKAKVVYAPKEVYIPFGESAVLDCHFRSNPPLKNLRWEKDGFLFDPYNVQGVFYNRNGSLQFDKVDDSHAGRYSCTPYNDLGTDGPSPIISVIVQRPPFFTIKPKLVYVTKMGGTVEMHCDARDRDGYHVPHIAWVKKDGSLLPYGRFSVNGGNLTIEDIVESDRGIYGCQATNEAATVTADAEIMIENVSPRAPYNLTGNSTDTSITIRWAPGYIRQYLEYIIWYRLADAPEWRTLKVNNKHILEATITNLQPAREYEFMVLCQDNYGDGMFSKAFRYFTKPTEFEQPENGLQDALLQFSQIGSPRNFHVRKEQDHFVARWEPPELGLDQLRFYILRWWIEPQHKLHGSAETSETNYILENLDEDEMYTFQVFALSTTNYTSGSNEHEIYVYPYRRVKVMTVSGVLILLFCLAVISALLYMKRNRIRKLREAENVKI; from the exons ATGAGTAATATGCAGCAATTACTGATGACCGCGGTCCGGTGCAGCCGGTGGCCAGTGGGCGGTGGCACACTGGTACGGCGTCGTCCGTCCGGCAGGGTCGCCCACGTGTCGTTGCTGCTAGCGCTGTTGACGGTGCTCGGTGCGGTGGACCACAGCCAAGGCTATCTGGATGACCGTCAGCCGGTGTATCTCGAGGCGAAGATCGGCTCGTACGTGATACTGGACTGTCCGGTCGATTTTCCCCAGGACGAACCCATACCGTACGTGTTGCACTGGAACAAAGAC AACAAACCCGTTTTCACGCTGTACGACGGTGTACTAAACGCTTACGAAACCTTCATCGGGCGGGTGACGCTGCTAAACAACGACATTCTGTACGGCAAAGCCTCACTCAATCTCACTTCCATACGCGAAAGTGACAACGGTTGGTACGAGTGCAAAGTGATCTTCCCGAACCGTGTGCCGAACAAGCGCAACAATGGCACCTGGTTTCATATATCCGTTTTAG GTGGCACATTGCTGCGCATCCCACCCGTCAATCAGACCGTGCTGGAAGGTGATCCGGCATTTTTCCACTGCGTCGTACAGAACCCGGAAACGATGTTCGTCGAATGGTACAAGGACAATGTGTCGCTGCTCGAGTACTATGACCTTTCGCACCGTTCCATGATGGGACCGGACGGCAGTCTTACGATCAATCCAACACAGATGAGCGATCTCGGGTTCTTCACCTGCGAGGTGCGCAACACCGCCAACGATACGCAATCGGCTAGTGCGTACTTGAATGTACAGT ATAAGGCGAAGGTGGTTTACGCACCGAAGGAGGTGTACATTCCTTTTGGAGAGTCGGCAGTGCTGGACTGTCACTTCCGATCGAATCCACCATTGAAGAATCTACGGTGGGAAAAGGATGGCTTCCTATTTGATCCATACAACGTGCAG GGTGTATTTTATAATCGCAACGGTAGCCTCCAATTTGACAAGGTGGACGACTCACATGCTGGCCGGTACTCCTGCACACCATACAACGATCTCGGTACCGATGGTCCTTCCCCGATCATTAGCGTGATCGTACAGAGGCCTCCGTTTTTCACCATCAAACCAAAGCTCGTGTACGTCACCAAGATGGGTGGAACGGTCGAGATGCACTGTGACGCCCGTGATCGTGACGGTTACCACGTTCCACACATAGCATGGGTTAAG AAAGATGGAAGTTTGCTCCCGTACGGTCGGTTTTCCGTCAATGGGGGAAACCTAACAATCGAGGACATTGTGGAGTCGGATCGTGGAATCTACGGTTGCCAAGCGACAAATGAGGCCGCTACGGTGACGGCCGATGCTGAGATTATGATCGAAAATGTATCCCCACGGGCGCCGTACAATTTGACCGGTAACAGTACCGACACGTCCATCACGATCCGTTGGGCACCGGGTTATATTCGCCAGTATCTGGAGTACATCATCTGGTACCGGTTAGCGGATGCACCGGAATGGCGAACGCTGAAGGTAAACAACAAGCACATTCTGGAGGCAACGATCACCAACCTACAGCCTGCGCGAGAGTACGAGTTCATGGTGCTGTGCCAGGACAACTATGGcgatggaatgtttagtaaagCGTTCCGTTACTTCACAAAAC CGACTGAGTTTGAGCAACCGGAAAATGGACTGCAAGACGCGCTGCTACAGTTTAGCCAGATTGGATCACCGAGGAATTTCCACGTGCGCAAGGAACAGGACCACTTCGTTGCCCGCTGGGAACCGCCGGAGCTGGGATTGGATCAGCTTCGCTTCTACATTCTACGTTGGTGGATCGAACCGCAGCACAAACTGCACGGAAGTGCGGAAACATCCGAGACGAATTACATTC TCGAAAACCTGGACGAGGACGAAATGTACACGTTCCAGGTGTTTGCGCTATCGACGACCAACTACACGAGTGGCAGTAACGAGCATGAAATCTACGTTTACCCATACCGGCGCGTCAAGGTGATGACGGTCAGTGGCGTACTCATACTGCTGTTCTGTCTCGCGGTTATCAGCGCGCTGCTCTACATGAAGCGGAATCGCATTCGGAAGCTGCGTGAAGCGGAAAACGTGAAAATATGA